CTCCCGCGCAGGCTGTCGCGGCGGCGCCCGAGGCGCCCGGCCCGGTTCCGTCCGGCGCGCCGGCCGCGGGCAATCCCGGCGCGGTGGACCTGGCGAGCATGACCCCGCGCGAGGCGGCGGACCGGCTGTTCAACCGCGTCATGCAGAACGTGTCCAGCGGCGACAGCGCGACGGCGAAGCAGTTCCTCCCCATGGCCGTGGCCGCGTACGACCGCGCCCGCCCCCTGGACAACGACGGGCGCTATCACCTCGCCGTGCTGCACCTGGTAGGCGGAAACCTCGACGCGGCGCGCGCGCAGTCGGACACCATCCTCAGCACCAACCCGAAGCACCTCTTCGGGCTCTTCACCGGCGCGCAGGCGGCGCAGGGGCGCGGCGACACGGCGGCGTCCGTATCGCTCTTTCGCCGCTTCCTGGCGGCGTTCGAGTCCGAGAAGGCGCGCAAGGACGTGATCGAGTACGCGGACCACGCGCAGGCGCTCCCGGCCATGAAGGCGGAGGCCGAGCGGGCCACGCAGGGCGCGCCGTAGCGTTACGGCCGGGTCCAGA
Above is a genomic segment from Longimicrobium sp. containing:
- a CDS encoding zinc ribbon domain-containing protein, which encodes MTETCPSCGAAASGRFCNACGAAVNAACRECGNPLPAGARFCNECGTPAVAPAGTARRAPVLPWALTGAVVLALVATLIVNNNQESPAAPAQAVAAAPEAPGPVPSGAPAAGNPGAVDLASMTPREAADRLFNRVMQNVSSGDSATAKQFLPMAVAAYDRARPLDNDGRYHLAVLHLVGGNLDAARAQSDTILSTNPKHLFGLFTGAQAAQGRGDTAASVSLFRRFLAAFESEKARKDVIEYADHAQALPAMKAEAERATQGAP